In Acidobacteriota bacterium, the DNA window GGACGATCGTTTTGTCGGCGAGGGCTACGGCATTCCGACACTCGCGTCGCGCGAGGCGCAGTCGCTGGCAGCGCGCACCGAAGCCCTGTTCCTCGACCCGACCTACACGGCCAAGGCGATGGCGGGGCTCATTGCGCTCTGCCGCGGCGGCAGCCTGGCGCGCGCCCGCTCCGTGTTGTTCTGGCACACCGGCGGGCTGCCGGGGATCTTCGCATAGAGAATCTGGTCATCTGGTCATTTGGTGATTTGGTGATGGCGTCATTGACGTTTCTTGGTGCGGCTGGCACGGTGACCGGCTCGAAGCACCTCTTCGAAGTGAACGGCGCGCGCGTGCTCGTGGACTGCGGGCTCTTCCAGGGGTTGAAGGAACTGCGCGAGCGCAACCGGCAGCCGCTGCCCGTGGAGCCGGCATCGATCGGCGCAGTCGTCCTCACCCACGCGCACCTCGATCACTGCGGCTACCTGCCGCGGCTCGTCTCCGAGGGGTTCAAGGGACGGATCTTCTGCACGTCAGCCACCGCCGATCTCTGCCGCATCGTGCTGCCGGACGCGGCAAAACTACAGGAAGAAGACGCCGAGAACGCCAATCGCGGAAAGTACACGCGCCACGCCCCCGCGCTGCCGCTGTTCACGATGGAAGATGCGGCGCGGGCCCTGTCGCTGCTGCAGCCCGTCGGGTACGACCGCCGCGTGCCGGTGGCACCGGGCGTCGACGTGGAGTTCGTCAACGCCGGCCACCTGCTCGGATCGGCGTACGCAAGCATCCGCACCAACGGATCGCACGTGCTGTTCGGCGGCGACCTGGGGCGTTACAGCCGGCCGGTGCTCCCGGATCCGAAAGCCGTGGAAGAGGCTGACGTGCTGCTCGTCGAGTCCACGTACGGCAACCGCAGGCACCCGTCCGATGACAACGGCGAAGCCCTCGCGGAGATCGTGCGCAGCACGGCGGAACGCCGCGGGAAGATCATCGTCCCCTCTTTTGCCATCGGCCGGGTGGAGGAAGTCCTCTATTGGATCAAGCGCCTGGAGGACGAGGGACGAATTCCCGTGATTCCTGTCTGGGTGGACAGCCCGATGGCGTCCCAGGCGCTCGTGCAATACGGGCGACGGCTCGAGGAGCTCGATCCGGAGATGGCTCCGGAACAGCCGGTGCCGCGGCACAACCGCGAGGTGGCGGCGTTTGCGACCGATCGGCTCCAGATCGTCGCCTCGCCGCAGCAGTCGCGCGATCTCGTGCGATCGCGCGGCCCGGCCGTCGTCATTTCTTCAAGCGGGATGGCCACCGGCGGCCGCGTCCTCCATCATCTCGCCGCCGCCCTGCCGCGACCGGAGAACACGGTGATGTTCGTCGGATTCCAGGCCGCGGGCACGCGGGGGCGACAGCTGATCCAGGGGGCGAAAACCGTCAGGATCCATGGCGTGGACGTCGCGGTGAACGCGCGCGTGGCGCACCTCGACTCCATGTCGGCTCACGCCGACGCCGACGAGATCCTCCGCTGGCTGCGCGGGTTCAAGCGCGCACCCGCCGATACCTACATCGTGCACGGCGAGCCTGACGCGGCGGCGGCGCTGCAACGGCGGATCGCCGGCGAGCTGGGGTGGCAGGCGCACGTGGCGGGGCATATGCAGACGGTTGATTTGAGGATTTGAGGATTCGAGGATCTCGTATGTGGAGAGGATGGTTCATGCTGGTGGCAGCGATGGCGGCGACGACGCCCGTGGCGGCGCGGGAGGAGACGGGCCGAAAGTACCTGCTCGAACAGATCGACGATGCGGCCGTGGCGCAACTGTACGCCGATGGGTTCCATGCGCTGCCGCTCAATGACAAGATCCTGATCTGGCATCTGTACCAGGCGGCGCTCGCAGGGCGGGACATTTTCTACGACCAGCGGTACGCGCACAACCTCGAGATGCGCGAGGTCATCGAGGAGATCGTCTCGCATCCCGGGAACGTCGATCCGCAGACGCTCGGCGAGATCCTGCGGTATGCCAAGCTGTTCTGGATCAACACCGGGCCCTACAACAATCTCACCGCCCGCAAGTTCGTGTTGCGGTGCGCGCCGCAGGCGTTCGCGACAGCGGCGAAGGCGGCGCAGGCCGCCGGCGCCCGGTTTCCGCAGAAGCGCGGCGAGACGCTCGACGCGATGCTTGCGCGCATGCAGCCGCTGTTTTTCGATCCCGACGTGGACCCGATCGTCACGAACAAGACACCGGGCGCAGGCCGGGACATGCTTGCGACGAGCGCGAACAACCTGTACGTCGGCGTGTCGATGAAGGACCTGGAGCAGTTCGAGGAACGACACCCGTTGAACTCCCGCCTCGTGAAGAAGGACGGAACGCTCGTCGAGGAGGTCTACCGCGTCGGAGGGCTGTACGGCCGGCAGATCTCGGAAATCGTGAAGCACCTCGAGGCGGCGATTCCTCACGCGACGGCGCCGATGGCGAGCGCGCTGAAGGCGCTGGTCAGGTTCTACCAGACCGGCGAGACCGCGGACCGCGAGGCGTACGACATCGCGTGGGTGCAGGACAAGCACTCCCCCGTGGACACGATCAACGGATTCATCGAAGTGTACATGGATCCGCGTGGGCAGAAGGGCGCCTGGGAATCGCTCGTGTACTACGTCAACCGGGAGAAGACCGAGGAGATTCGCAAGCTGGCGGCCGAGGCGCAGTGGTTCGAGGACCACATGCCGTGGGATCCGCAATACCGCAAGACCGGCGTGCACGGCATCACGGCGAGCGCGATCGACGTGGTGGTGGAATCAGGGGAGTCCGGACCGATTACGCCGGTCGGCATCAACCTGCCGAACGACCAGGCGATCCGCGAGCGGTACGGCAGCAAGTCCGTCTCGCTGTCGAACGTGACCGAGGCCTACGACAAGTCGCAGCTGCCGTCGTTCCGCCGCGAGTTCTCCTGGACGGACGAGGAAGCGGAACGGGCGCAGAAGTGGGGCAGCTTCGCCGGCGAGCTGCACACGAACATGCACGAGGTGATCGGCCATGCCTCCGGCCGCGTGTCGGAAGGGCTGAAAGGGACGCCGCAGGCGGCGCTCAAGGAGCAGTACTCGGCGCTCGAAGAGGCGCGGGCCGACCTCGTGGCGCTCTACTACCTGCCCGATCGCAAGCTCGCGGAGCTTGGGCTCGTCAAGGCCGCGGACCAGGAAGAGATCGTGCGCTCCGAGTACGAGTCCTACACGCGCAACGCGCTCGTCCAGCTCCGGCGGATTCGGCACGGATCGCAGATCGAAGAAGATCACATGCGCAACCGCCAGATGATCGTGCACTGGCTGATGGCGAACACCGAGGCGATCGAGGTCCGCAGGCGTAACGGCAGGACGTTCTACGTGATGACCGACGCGCGCGCGTTTCGCGAGGGGGTCGGCCGGCTGCTGGCGGAGGCGCAGCGGATCAAATCGGAAGGGGACTACGCCGCGGCCAGGGCGCTGTTCGACACCTACGGCGTGCACTTCGACACTGCGCTTCGCGACGAGGTGGTCGCGCGCGTCGAGAAGCTGAAGATGCCGTCCTACACCGGGTTCGTGCAGCCGCGTCTCGAGCCGGTCACTGCGCCGGACGGCACGATCACGGACGTGAAGATCTCGTACCCGATGGATCTGACGGCGCAGATGCTGGAGTACTCGGGAAAAAAGCGGTGATCAAGCCACCGCCGGCGCCAGCATCCGGATCGTCGCGCGCGTGGCGTCGATCTCGACCTCGGCGCCGACCGGCAGCGTGAACTGCGGCATGCGGTGTCCGATCATGGCGCCGCGCCACGACGGCACGTTCAGCGGGCGCACGTGGTCGTCCAGCACCTCCTCGAGCGTGAGCGAGCCATAGCCGTCGCCGGGCTCGCACTCCTCGCACGTTCCGAACACCAGCCCGCGCAGCTCGCCGAGAACCCCGGCGAGCTTCAACGACGTGAGCATCCGGTCCACGCGGTAGATGTCCTCGCCCACATCTTCGAGGAAGAGAATGGCCCCGTCCCACGAGGGCAGGTAAGGGGAGCCGAGGAGCGCGGTGAGCACCGTGAGGTTTCCGCCAAGCAACCGCCCGCGCGCCACGCCGCCGACGATCGTCTGGGTGCGGTGTTCGGTCTGGGCGAGGAACTCGCCGCGCTCCCGCGGGTTCTCGAACCTCACCGCTTCGCCGGCAAACAGCACGCGGCGCACGAACCCGGCGCTCCAGGCATCCCATCGCCCCATGCCATTCGGGCCGTGGAACGTGACCAGCCCGGTCCGCGCGGAAATCGCGAGCAGCAACGCGGTGATGTCGCTGTAACCGAGCACGACCTTCGGGTTGCGCGCGATCGCCGCAAAATCCAGGTACGGCAGCAGCCGGCTGCTGCCCCAGCCGCCGCGGATCGGCAGGACAGCCCGGATCGACGGATCGGCGAAGAACCGGTTGATGTCCGCCGCGCGGGCCGCATCGCTGCCGGCGAGGTACCCGTGTCGATCACGAACGTGGTCGCCGATGACGACTTTGAGCCCCAGCGCCTCGAGAGACTCGCGCGCGATGTCGAGATCCATCCGCTCGAAGGTCGCACTGGCCGGCCCGACCAGCGCCACCGTGTCCCCTGGGGCGAGCCGGCGCGGGTAAACCGTTCGTGCCGCAGTGGTTCGCTGCACGGGCTGCACAGCCAAGGCGGCGAGCAGCGGGGCGCCCGCGGCTCTTTCCAGCAATTCACGTCTGTTCATTGGGGCAATCTTACCCGACCAGGCAATTACAAATTTGTTATCGCGTTGTCCATTCCGCGTTCCTGCTGGACGAAACAGCCTGCCGAACCGAGAAATCGTTTGGAAAACTTCACGTTTTTGGTGGGTCGGCCCGATCGTACGTGGCTTTTCCATTGCAGATAGGCGAAAGTTTCAGAAGGTTTCATGCTCTCCTCGTCGGGTTTCCGAGACGGCCTGGGCGAACGGGATCTGTTCTTCGATCGCGAGTCGGGAGAGATCCGCGAGCGGCTCTTCCCGCGCCCTGAGTTTGCCGCGTATGAATCCGCCCTGCGCCGCCGAATCGGGCGGCTCGCTTCGATCGCCGACCCCCGCCTCGTGTCGGTTCGAGGCGTCGAGCACGACCGCGCGACGGGGCGGCTGACCGTCATTTCGGACCACATCTCGGGCATGCGCCTGAGCGACGCGCTCCGCGCCGCGCGGGAGCGCGAGCTGATTCCCGACCTCACGATCGGCCTGTTCCTTGCCGCGGAGATTCTCGCCGCGACGCACACCTTTCACTCGCTCTCCGGGTTGCCGCACGGCTGCCTCCATCCGGATCGCGTCATCGTCAGCGCCGAAGGTGAAGTGGTGGTCGCCGACTACGCGTACGCGGAGGTGATCGAAGCGTCGAACTTCGCGCCGGCGCGCTTGTGGCGGGAGTTCGGCATTGCGCACTGGCTGGGAGAGCCGTTCTCGTTTGCCGCTGACGTTCGTCAGGCCGCGCTTGTCGCGATCGCGCTGATGCTCGGACGTCCGGTGGATGCGGGGAACTCCGTCGAAGGAGCCGATGCGCTCCTGGTCGAGGTCGAAGAAGCGGCGATGATTCGCGGCGGCCGGCTCTTCGCAGAGCCGGTGATTGGCTGGCTGACGCGCGCGACGGGGGCGGGCAGCGCGGGCGGCTTCAGCACATCGGACGCCGCGGCGGACTCGTGCGCCCTGCTGCTGACCGACCGCGAGCGCGCGCTGGCGCGGCCGGCACTCGTGCAATTTCTCGTCGATCTCGAAACGCCGCTGCCATCGGAGGTGGACTTCGCGTTCACGGAGGTCGAGCCGCTGCCGGAGCCGGAGCCATCCTTCGAGCCCGAGCCGGTTCGTGAGCCCGAGGCGACGCTCGAACCGGAGCCGGCGCCTGCCGTCATGACGGAGGAGCCCGCACCAGAGCCGATCGCGCAGCCCGAGCCGTTGGTCCTCGCCCGCGAGGAGCCCGTCGAACCCGTCGAACCGTTCGAACCCGCCCCCCCCCCGGACAGACCTGCTGCCGTCGCCGCCGCGGAGTCGGCCTCGGTCGCGTGGGCGCGGAATCCGTTGCCTGAGATCGCGGTCGAGACGGGGCCCCGCGTCGTGTCGCCGAGCCCGCTTGCGCCGTTCGACCAGGGCGCGGGCGCCGCTCAGGCGACGCCGCCGCCCGAAGTACCGCGTCCGCCAATCGCCTGGCCGCCGCCGGTCCCGTCGCTGCCGGCGGCAATGCTCCCGCCAAGCCCGTTTGCGCCAATCACGCAGGAGGCTGATTCGTTCCCTCGGAGCGCCGCCGTGTCGCCGCAGTCGCCGATGGTCGAGCCCGCGGCTGGTGGCGGTGCCGGACCGGTGATGTCGCCGGCCGCGCCCGTGACGATTCGCCTGAAGAACGCGCCACCTGCGAAGAAGAGCGCGCCCGCACGCGCAGAATTCACGGACCGTCCCGCGTCCATCTTCGAGCGTCCCGCGGAGGAGCCGGAGCGGGGTTTCCGCCTCCCGTGGAAGGCCGTCGCCGCCGCGGTGGTCGTGCTGGTGGCGGGCGTTGCCGCGACACAGATGAAATGGTCAGGCACGTCTCCCGCCGCCGCGGTTGCGCCGGGGATCCTCGTGATCGAAAGCACGCCACCCGGAAGCGACGTGTTCATCGACGGAGAGAAGAAAGGGGAGACGCCCGCCGTGTTGCAGGTGCCGCCCGGCCGTCATGCCGTGAAGCTGACACGCAAGGGCACGGAGCACACCTGGTCGGTTGACGTCGCGTCCGGCGCACGGCGCGTGGAGCGCCTCGACTGGACTGCGCTCGTGCAGACGGGCGGCATCGAGGTGATCTCGAACACGCCCGGCTCGAAGGTGTTCGTCGACGGCAAGCTGCGCGGCGAAACGGGCGGCGAGACGCCGCTCGTGCTCACCGATCTCCCGCCGGGACGGCATCTCGTCGTCGTACAGGGGCCAAACGGCAACGTCCGCCGTCGCGTCACCGTCATCGCGGGAGAAACGACGAAACTGGATCTGGCGATCTACTCCGGCTGGGTGATCGTGTCGGCGCCGATCGAGCTCCAGATTTTCGAGAAGGGAAAGCAGATCGGCACCGCGGGCGAGGGGCCGCTGGTGCTGTCGGCCGGCGCGCACACGATCGAACTGGTGAACGAGTCGCTGGCGTATCGGTCCTCGCACGGGGTCGACATCGCGCCGGGCGAAGAAGAGCGGCTGGCCGTCACCCCCAAAGGTCTCATCAACGTCAACGCAATACCGTGGGCCGAGGTCTGGGTGGACGATGAACGGCTGGGCGAGACACCGCTGGCCAACGTCAGCGTGACCCTCGGTTCGCGCGAGCTGGTCTTCAAGCACCCGGAGTACGGCGAGCGCCGCGTGCCCGTCACGGTCACCGGCGGCGCCGCGCAGCAGGTCAGCGTCGATCTGACGAAGCCCTCTTCACCCTGAGTTCGGCCGCCAGTCCTTCACGTGTGTATCCCGGACCGGCGCCGGATCGTGCCCGGTCACTTTCCTCACGTAAAACGTCCACCAGTCCGCGAGCGCTGCGCGGTGCGGATCGTCGCGCGGCAGGGGCTCTTTCTCGAGCGTTTCGCCCAGGCGCTGCCAGAGCGCATCGGCGCGCGCGCGCGCCTCGCCCAGGCCGCCAGGCAATTCGGGTTTGAGGCACCGGCGCGCGACCTCGACGTGCAGAACCTCGTCGGCCCAATCAAAGTCATGGAACAGCGCGGAGAGCGAGTCGCCTGACTCGACGGCGATCCGGTGCTCGTACGGTTTCCCGGTCGTCTTCGGCATCAGGGACTGCTCGATCGCGTAGAGCAGGATGTGTCGTTCGACCGGTGTGCAGTGGCGCGCCAGCTTGTACGAGAACGTCATGTTGATCGGCAGCCGCCGCCAGTCCACGCCGTGATGT includes these proteins:
- a CDS encoding MBL fold metallo-hydrolase, with amino-acid sequence MASLTFLGAAGTVTGSKHLFEVNGARVLVDCGLFQGLKELRERNRQPLPVEPASIGAVVLTHAHLDHCGYLPRLVSEGFKGRIFCTSATADLCRIVLPDAAKLQEEDAENANRGKYTRHAPALPLFTMEDAARALSLLQPVGYDRRVPVAPGVDVEFVNAGHLLGSAYASIRTNGSHVLFGGDLGRYSRPVLPDPKAVEEADVLLVESTYGNRRHPSDDNGEALAEIVRSTAERRGKIIVPSFAIGRVEEVLYWIKRLEDEGRIPVIPVWVDSPMASQALVQYGRRLEELDPEMAPEQPVPRHNREVAAFATDRLQIVASPQQSRDLVRSRGPAVVISSSGMATGGRVLHHLAAALPRPENTVMFVGFQAAGTRGRQLIQGAKTVRIHGVDVAVNARVAHLDSMSAHADADEILRWLRGFKRAPADTYIVHGEPDAAAALQRRIAGELGWQAHVAGHMQTVDLRI
- a CDS encoding LD-carboxypeptidase, with protein sequence MNRRELLERAAGAPLLAALAVQPVQRTTAARTVYPRRLAPGDTVALVGPASATFERMDLDIARESLEALGLKVVIGDHVRDRHGYLAGSDAARAADINRFFADPSIRAVLPIRGGWGSSRLLPYLDFAAIARNPKVVLGYSDITALLLAISARTGLVTFHGPNGMGRWDAWSAGFVRRVLFAGEAVRFENPRERGEFLAQTEHRTQTIVGGVARGRLLGGNLTVLTALLGSPYLPSWDGAILFLEDVGEDIYRVDRMLTSLKLAGVLGELRGLVFGTCEECEPGDGYGSLTLEEVLDDHVRPLNVPSWRGAMIGHRMPQFTLPVGAEVEIDATRATIRMLAPAVA
- a CDS encoding PEGA domain-containing protein; this encodes MLSSSGFRDGLGERDLFFDRESGEIRERLFPRPEFAAYESALRRRIGRLASIADPRLVSVRGVEHDRATGRLTVISDHISGMRLSDALRAARERELIPDLTIGLFLAAEILAATHTFHSLSGLPHGCLHPDRVIVSAEGEVVVADYAYAEVIEASNFAPARLWREFGIAHWLGEPFSFAADVRQAALVAIALMLGRPVDAGNSVEGADALLVEVEEAAMIRGGRLFAEPVIGWLTRATGAGSAGGFSTSDAAADSCALLLTDRERALARPALVQFLVDLETPLPSEVDFAFTEVEPLPEPEPSFEPEPVREPEATLEPEPAPAVMTEEPAPEPIAQPEPLVLAREEPVEPVEPFEPAPPPDRPAAVAAAESASVAWARNPLPEIAVETGPRVVSPSPLAPFDQGAGAAQATPPPEVPRPPIAWPPPVPSLPAAMLPPSPFAPITQEADSFPRSAAVSPQSPMVEPAAGGGAGPVMSPAAPVTIRLKNAPPAKKSAPARAEFTDRPASIFERPAEEPERGFRLPWKAVAAAVVVLVAGVAATQMKWSGTSPAAAVAPGILVIESTPPGSDVFIDGEKKGETPAVLQVPPGRHAVKLTRKGTEHTWSVDVASGARRVERLDWTALVQTGGIEVISNTPGSKVFVDGKLRGETGGETPLVLTDLPPGRHLVVVQGPNGNVRRRVTVIAGETTKLDLAIYSGWVIVSAPIELQIFEKGKQIGTAGEGPLVLSAGAHTIELVNESLAYRSSHGVDIAPGEEERLAVTPKGLINVNAIPWAEVWVDDERLGETPLANVSVTLGSRELVFKHPEYGERRVPVTVTGGAAQQVSVDLTKPSSP
- a CDS encoding peptidase M49, yielding MWRGWFMLVAAMAATTPVAAREETGRKYLLEQIDDAAVAQLYADGFHALPLNDKILIWHLYQAALAGRDIFYDQRYAHNLEMREVIEEIVSHPGNVDPQTLGEILRYAKLFWINTGPYNNLTARKFVLRCAPQAFATAAKAAQAAGARFPQKRGETLDAMLARMQPLFFDPDVDPIVTNKTPGAGRDMLATSANNLYVGVSMKDLEQFEERHPLNSRLVKKDGTLVEEVYRVGGLYGRQISEIVKHLEAAIPHATAPMASALKALVRFYQTGETADREAYDIAWVQDKHSPVDTINGFIEVYMDPRGQKGAWESLVYYVNREKTEEIRKLAAEAQWFEDHMPWDPQYRKTGVHGITASAIDVVVESGESGPITPVGINLPNDQAIRERYGSKSVSLSNVTEAYDKSQLPSFRREFSWTDEEAERAQKWGSFAGELHTNMHEVIGHASGRVSEGLKGTPQAALKEQYSALEEARADLVALYYLPDRKLAELGLVKAADQEEIVRSEYESYTRNALVQLRRIRHGSQIEEDHMRNRQMIVHWLMANTEAIEVRRRNGRTFYVMTDARAFREGVGRLLAEAQRIKSEGDYAAARALFDTYGVHFDTALRDEVVARVEKLKMPSYTGFVQPRLEPVTAPDGTITDVKISYPMDLTAQMLEYSGKKR